In Pedobacter sp. WC2423, the following are encoded in one genomic region:
- a CDS encoding SusC/RagA family TonB-linked outer membrane protein has protein sequence MYKNFTLNFEVRHAYVYRFLLVMRLTVLILLVAFMQLSASTMAQKVTMVEKNTSLEHVLREIRKQTGYSIIYDLDAVLHAKPVSINVKGVSVFEAIQQSLVDQSLGFSFEGRTIVIKERTLTERIAEAVIAEEVRIIVQDSVGRLLPGANVYDKTRNKMYTTNSKGEVLITNIPKNGLVLQITYVGNKTEEIFIDRKSGSPALIIMRPVKADLREINVVSTGYQKISRDRVAGAYTVVSSEELAKTPAVNLMDRLEGKVPGVKFDVKNNTIQIRGVNNYGGNGGLPLIVIDGFVMINSSDQPTLTQRTGSTFGNPIISNLNIADIEQITFLKDASATSIWGSRAANGVIVIDTKKGKASNPSLNFSYVFGISKNPSLSKLKWMNSAQYVNLEQEMVDKGFITDPALATPGNEIYAQNNSEATEWMFKVKRGTATVQQRDAALAEISSRNGQQQIEDNLMQNAINNQYNLSYSGGTEHSNYYVSGGYVKDVPVFKKNVAENAFFNANTSTSFLNKRITLRTLLNYQYSKSIYNSSGVDALSNSLTSLRPYDLLLDASGNPIFRTNIFRQSIADSYTAQGYLPFGYNAVDQLNYSNYTSKNNVFRVNAGLNGKITSWLNADVSISSQRQIGYNTMLDELNSYNSRILVNTGTVVTNGKLVYNVPYGGKVYTSNENSYDTGVRGQLNSDFTIHNIHHVNIIAGAEIRETGSTRTNETRYGYNEDTGGIGTANPTAQYMTFYGYSSNLGQNLSGILQTRKRYLSYYSNASYAFNDKYFATGSVRFDDYTQLGLDRSKRAKPFWSAGVRWNAAKEDFFSDEKWINNLSVRATVGTAGSIPLSGTNVTLLDITGTDQRTGQPLANISTPGNSGLGWETTRSYNLGLDFNLFHNKLSGTFDIYKKRTSGILSNYAYNSTYGWSFLEFNSGTLNGNGYEFGLNSEVLRAGMFSWKSTLNFSYNTNKVTDVRYENNASSLAGSGSTVAGMPLGSLYVYRWAGLDNKGQSQIYDRNNNIISSTTNLTSAFTKQDLKYAGRQVAPYTAGFMNTFRYGQFEANVQITGYFGHVFTKTSLDSYPTFQGNFAGVLGRNADLALRWRNPGDEATTNVPGLSDVNFSSINRYSNSDLLVRKADNIRLQQVSLGYVVPQRMLPAGMIKSLTISANVRNLGLIWRANKDGIDPEYVNTVKFSGLPPTQSYVFGLNASF, from the coding sequence ATGTATAAAAATTTTACTTTAAATTTTGAGGTACGTCATGCGTACGTCTATAGATTTCTCCTTGTTATGCGATTGACTGTCCTGATTTTACTGGTTGCTTTCATGCAGTTGAGCGCATCTACGATGGCCCAGAAAGTGACAATGGTCGAAAAAAATACCTCACTGGAACATGTGCTGCGTGAAATACGTAAACAAACCGGCTATTCGATCATCTATGATCTGGATGCGGTACTGCATGCGAAACCTGTCAGTATCAATGTAAAAGGTGTTTCTGTTTTTGAGGCCATTCAGCAATCTCTTGTTGATCAGTCACTTGGATTTTCATTTGAAGGACGTACTATTGTCATTAAAGAGCGGACGCTCACAGAACGTATTGCTGAAGCGGTAATTGCAGAAGAAGTCAGGATCATCGTACAGGATTCTGTCGGCCGTTTGCTCCCGGGAGCAAACGTTTACGACAAGACACGAAACAAGATGTATACCACCAATTCAAAAGGAGAGGTGCTGATTACCAATATTCCGAAAAATGGGCTCGTTTTGCAGATCACGTATGTTGGGAACAAAACTGAAGAAATCTTCATTGACAGGAAAAGCGGTTCGCCGGCTTTGATCATTATGAGACCGGTAAAGGCGGATCTGAGAGAAATAAACGTGGTCTCCACAGGATACCAGAAGATTAGTAGAGATCGTGTTGCAGGTGCCTATACGGTGGTATCCAGCGAAGAACTGGCCAAAACTCCGGCGGTGAACCTGATGGATAGGCTGGAAGGTAAAGTTCCTGGTGTTAAATTCGACGTTAAGAATAATACGATCCAGATCAGGGGAGTAAATAATTATGGTGGCAATGGAGGTCTGCCCCTGATCGTTATTGATGGATTTGTGATGATCAATTCAAGTGACCAGCCGACACTTACCCAAAGAACAGGGAGCACATTTGGAAATCCGATCATCAGTAACCTGAATATAGCTGATATCGAACAGATTACTTTTCTTAAGGATGCTTCGGCTACTTCTATCTGGGGATCCAGGGCAGCTAACGGCGTAATCGTAATTGATACCAAGAAAGGTAAGGCTTCTAATCCTTCACTAAACTTTAGCTATGTATTCGGCATCTCCAAAAACCCTTCTTTATCCAAATTAAAATGGATGAATAGCGCCCAATATGTGAACCTGGAGCAGGAAATGGTAGATAAGGGATTTATTACGGATCCTGCCCTGGCCACTCCTGGTAATGAAATTTATGCGCAAAATAACAGTGAGGCTACAGAATGGATGTTTAAGGTAAAGCGGGGTACAGCAACAGTGCAGCAGAGGGATGCAGCCCTGGCAGAAATTTCTTCCAGAAACGGACAACAACAGATTGAAGATAATCTGATGCAGAACGCGATCAATAATCAGTATAATCTTTCCTATTCAGGTGGTACTGAACATAGCAACTATTATGTATCAGGCGGATATGTTAAAGATGTCCCGGTATTTAAAAAGAATGTGGCAGAAAATGCATTTTTTAATGCCAATACTTCTACCAGCTTTCTGAACAAACGCATTACCTTACGGACACTGCTGAATTACCAATACTCCAAAAGTATTTATAATAGCAGCGGTGTAGATGCTTTATCCAACAGCTTAACATCATTGAGACCTTATGATCTGCTTCTGGATGCAAGTGGCAATCCGATTTTCCGGACTAATATTTTCAGGCAATCTATAGCAGATAGTTATACTGCACAAGGCTATCTTCCTTTTGGCTACAATGCAGTGGATCAGCTGAACTATTCAAACTATACCAGTAAGAATAATGTATTCAGGGTCAATGCCGGGCTAAACGGAAAGATTACCAGCTGGCTGAATGCAGATGTTTCCATATCCAGTCAGCGTCAGATAGGTTACAACACTATGCTGGATGAGCTGAATAGTTATAATTCAAGGATTCTTGTCAATACAGGAACTGTAGTTACAAATGGCAAACTGGTATATAATGTACCTTATGGTGGCAAAGTTTATACTTCTAATGAAAACTCGTATGATACCGGAGTCCGCGGTCAGCTGAATTCTGACTTTACAATCCACAATATACATCATGTGAATATTATCGCAGGTGCAGAGATCAGGGAAACAGGTAGTACCAGGACTAATGAAACACGTTATGGATATAACGAGGACACAGGGGGGATTGGCACGGCAAATCCTACGGCACAATACATGACATTTTATGGCTACTCAAGCAACCTGGGCCAAAATCTGAGTGGTATACTGCAGACCCGTAAACGCTATCTTTCTTATTATAGTAATGCCTCCTATGCATTTAATGATAAATATTTCGCTACAGGTAGCGTAAGGTTTGACGATTACACGCAGCTTGGACTGGACAGATCTAAAAGAGCTAAACCATTCTGGTCTGCTGGTGTAAGGTGGAATGCTGCTAAAGAGGACTTTTTTTCGGATGAGAAATGGATCAATAATCTTTCGGTACGTGCAACAGTAGGAACTGCAGGTTCTATCCCGCTTAGCGGAACCAATGTAACACTACTCGATATAACAGGTACAGATCAGCGCACCGGGCAGCCTTTGGCCAACATCAGCACTCCGGGAAACTCAGGATTAGGTTGGGAAACTACCCGCTCGTATAACCTTGGACTGGACTTTAACTTATTCCACAACAAATTATCAGGTACATTTGACATTTACAAAAAACGTACCTCCGGGATTTTGAGTAATTACGCCTATAATTCTACTTACGGCTGGTCATTCCTGGAATTCAACAGCGGAACGCTAAATGGCAATGGTTATGAGTTCGGATTGAACAGTGAAGTGCTGCGCGCTGGTATGTTCAGCTGGAAATCAACTCTTAATTTCTCTTATAATACAAATAAAGTTACTGATGTACGTTATGAAAATAATGCCAGTTCTCTTGCCGGAAGCGGTAGTACGGTAGCTGGTATGCCGCTGGGCTCCCTTTATGTATACCGCTGGGCAGGTCTGGATAACAAAGGACAATCTCAGATCTATGACCGTAATAACAATATTATCTCCAGTACGACAAACTTAACTTCAGCATTTACCAAACAGGATCTCAAATATGCTGGCAGACAGGTAGCTCCTTATACAGCTGGCTTTATGAACACCTTCCGTTATGGTCAGTTTGAAGCTAACGTACAAATTACAGGATACTTTGGCCATGTGTTTACCAAGACGTCACTTGATAGCTATCCAACATTTCAGGGGAATTTCGCCGGCGTGCTTGGCAGAAACGCAGATCTTGCATTACGCTGGAGAAACCCTGGGGATGAAGCCACAACCAATGTACCTGGACTGAGCGATGTGAACTTTAGCAGCATTAACAGATATTCAAACTCTGATCTGCTGGTTCGCAAGGCAGACAATATCAGACTGCAACAGGTTTCACTGGGCTATGTGGTTCCGCAAAGAATGCTTCCTGCGGGTATGATCAAATCACTGACCATCTCTGCGAATGTAAGGAACCTGGGGTTGATCTGGAGAGCAAATAAGGATGGAATTGATCCGGAATATGTCAATACGGTCAAATTTAGTGGCCTCCCGCCAACACAGAGTTATGTATTTGGATTGAACGCTTCATTTTAA
- a CDS encoding RagB/SusD family nutrient uptake outer membrane protein yields MRTKYLILFAALLIFETGCRKYVEIEQKNIRTLKYTTDFRYIMNNIQNFEGTCSYPIFSGDDTEITDPSRILAMDDIQSNIYTWSAKYTSDLQGDSDWDRLYKTIYTCNEVIAGVRDSQGGTNADKEQIYAEALVHRAYTYLILVNMYAKQYNSATSSTDLGVPLLLTPNLYTSLKRQPVAAVYTQIQKDLTESVSRLPALPDYNMKPAKVSAYAILSRTYLNMRDFNRAGLYADSSLTLQSTLLDLQKYATAPGTVPSRLNDPEVLLSKTTGVTVTAVSISNDLLTSMGTRDLRYQIFTGARSVFGRSFSGAFTGRASSRYLLNGEFVIVNGPSVPEMMLVKAECLARAGNATSAISVVNNLRKKRFLTADYTDLPTGTADAALQTVIDEKRKEFVGSGMRWFDQKRLNLDPAFAQTKTRTFKNQTYTLVPNSNRYIFPIGDKYILLSPELEQNPR; encoded by the coding sequence ATGAGAACAAAATATTTAATACTATTTGCAGCACTCTTAATTTTTGAGACAGGTTGCAGAAAATATGTGGAAATTGAACAAAAGAATATAAGAACACTCAAATATACGACTGATTTCAGGTATATAATGAATAACATCCAGAACTTTGAAGGTACATGCAGTTACCCCATCTTTTCTGGTGATGATACCGAAATCACAGATCCTTCGCGCATTCTTGCAATGGATGATATACAAAGTAATATATATACCTGGTCAGCTAAATATACCAGTGATTTGCAAGGTGACAGCGATTGGGACAGGCTCTATAAAACTATTTATACCTGTAATGAAGTCATTGCTGGTGTGCGCGATTCACAAGGCGGAACAAACGCAGATAAAGAACAGATTTATGCAGAGGCATTGGTACACCGGGCTTATACTTATCTGATATTGGTAAATATGTATGCAAAGCAATATAATTCAGCTACTTCATCGACAGATTTAGGGGTACCTTTGCTGCTTACCCCAAATTTGTATACCAGCTTAAAGCGTCAGCCGGTAGCAGCGGTATACACTCAGATTCAAAAGGACCTGACGGAATCTGTTTCCAGGCTGCCTGCATTACCAGATTACAATATGAAACCTGCAAAGGTTTCCGCTTATGCGATCCTGTCGAGAACTTACCTGAATATGCGTGATTTTAACCGGGCCGGATTATATGCAGACAGTTCATTGACCCTGCAGAGTACATTGCTTGATCTCCAAAAATACGCAACTGCTCCAGGTACGGTACCTTCAAGGCTGAATGATCCTGAAGTGTTATTGTCTAAAACTACAGGGGTAACCGTTACAGCAGTCTCTATCAGTAATGATTTGCTGACTTCTATGGGCACAAGAGATCTTCGCTACCAGATTTTTACAGGTGCAAGATCAGTTTTTGGGCGCTCATTCAGTGGCGCGTTTACAGGCAGAGCATCTTCAAGATATCTGCTAAACGGTGAGTTTGTGATTGTCAATGGCCCTTCTGTCCCTGAAATGATGCTAGTTAAAGCGGAATGCCTGGCACGTGCCGGAAATGCCACATCAGCAATTAGCGTGGTCAATAATTTGCGCAAAAAGCGTTTTCTTACTGCGGATTATACAGATCTGCCGACCGGCACTGCCGATGCCGCGTTACAAACAGTGATAGACGAAAAGCGCAAAGAGTTTGTTGGCAGTGGAATGAGATGGTTTGACCAGAAACGCCTGAACCTGGATCCGGCATTTGCGCAAACCAAAACCAGAACATTTAAGAACCAGACGTACACGCTTGTACCTAACAGTAACAGGTATATTTTTCCGATAGGGGACAAGTATATCTTACTCAGTCCTGAATTAGAACAAAACCCAAGATAA
- a CDS encoding TlpA family protein disulfide reductase: MNKHIASICWLLLCIFFSNRSLAQQLSWSPKPPVAGQQAELRYDPKGGDLEFSDQISGSLIWSEGSEWRSSTLVMTKANNLWTSSYQFPANAVFAAVKFFQGTTEKVEASDNNHGRGFYTAVLSTHKKTAPGTYIAEARFITPNSNMLLNGYVNPVLSAGKIDSLLTREFAIKGSAVSRYLADYLELKKNTMDEAKFKSFADQVLQHELKNKKIDEDLLAAIQRYYAFNLHSAEQAAKVEQIIFKKYPKGSTARFIAYNRVATQKTDEGYRNAAENFLKDFPYQEWIQHPNKQAFIYYTIHTGLEINYFSSKHYDQFLAMFKAFDFKTANEVYRWNLTKSEMTNTGDKKVLFELSGKILPYLFERRTDGSYREDFGGDVEKEQENADNQLDDRLFTHISLAYATKNYQDGLAAFKNLSPKGQYGNADLNEMHMKMLKEMGDSKAVFALLEASVKANAVTPAMFVEMKQIYIDQHKGSAEGYEKYLSALIPEDKKAEMRAHVMAGMVSYPLPPFTLESADGGFVSSSDWKDKIVVIDFWATWCRPCIMAFPGMQLLIDQYANDPQVEVYMIGTMQFGDYKAKSVNYVKSQGYRFKLLHDAVGDNGEQSKVFKSLTPLFKSGGIPRKIIVKNGIVRYSSEGYGGSPSELKDELAMAIEILRTEK; this comes from the coding sequence ATGAATAAACATATCGCAAGTATATGCTGGCTATTGCTATGCATCTTTTTCAGCAACCGGTCGCTCGCACAGCAACTCAGCTGGTCTCCAAAACCACCTGTAGCAGGTCAGCAGGCTGAGCTGCGCTACGACCCTAAAGGCGGAGACCTGGAGTTTAGTGATCAGATCTCTGGCAGCTTAATCTGGAGCGAGGGTTCAGAATGGCGGAGCAGCACCCTGGTTATGACTAAGGCCAATAACCTGTGGACCTCAAGCTATCAATTCCCCGCAAACGCAGTATTTGCAGCGGTAAAATTCTTTCAGGGAACAACGGAAAAGGTAGAGGCATCGGATAATAATCATGGTCGCGGTTTCTATACTGCTGTACTGTCAACCCATAAAAAAACTGCTCCGGGAACCTATATTGCTGAAGCCAGGTTTATTACACCAAACAGCAATATGCTTTTAAATGGCTATGTGAACCCTGTTTTGAGTGCAGGCAAAATTGATTCGCTTTTAACCAGGGAATTTGCCATCAAAGGATCAGCTGTAAGCAGGTATCTGGCAGACTATCTTGAGCTGAAAAAGAATACTATGGATGAAGCAAAGTTCAAAAGTTTTGCGGACCAGGTATTACAGCATGAATTGAAAAATAAGAAGATTGATGAGGACTTGCTGGCAGCGATTCAGCGTTATTATGCGTTTAACCTCCACTCTGCTGAACAAGCTGCAAAAGTAGAGCAAATCATATTCAAGAAGTATCCAAAGGGCAGTACTGCAAGGTTTATTGCCTATAACCGGGTAGCTACACAGAAAACGGATGAAGGTTATCGTAACGCGGCAGAAAATTTTCTAAAAGATTTTCCTTATCAGGAATGGATACAGCATCCCAACAAACAGGCATTTATTTATTATACTATACATACCGGCCTGGAAATAAATTATTTTAGCAGCAAGCACTATGATCAGTTCCTGGCGATGTTTAAAGCCTTCGATTTCAAGACTGCCAATGAAGTTTACCGCTGGAACCTGACCAAGTCTGAAATGACAAATACCGGAGATAAAAAGGTGCTGTTCGAACTGAGTGGGAAGATCCTGCCTTACCTGTTTGAAAGAAGGACAGATGGTTCTTACCGTGAGGATTTTGGTGGCGATGTGGAGAAGGAGCAGGAAAATGCTGATAATCAGCTTGACGACCGCTTGTTCACACATATTAGCCTGGCTTATGCGACGAAAAATTACCAGGACGGGCTTGCGGCTTTCAAAAATCTTTCTCCAAAGGGACAGTACGGAAATGCAGACCTGAATGAAATGCATATGAAGATGCTGAAGGAAATGGGAGACAGCAAAGCGGTTTTTGCATTACTGGAAGCCAGTGTTAAAGCAAATGCGGTTACACCGGCCATGTTTGTGGAAATGAAACAGATTTATATAGATCAGCACAAAGGTAGTGCTGAAGGATACGAAAAATATTTGTCGGCATTGATACCAGAGGATAAAAAAGCCGAAATGCGTGCTCATGTAATGGCTGGTATGGTCAGCTATCCATTACCGCCTTTCACGCTGGAAAGTGCAGATGGCGGTTTTGTAAGTTCATCTGATTGGAAAGACAAAATCGTAGTGATTGATTTCTGGGCCACCTGGTGCCGTCCATGCATCATGGCTTTTCCGGGTATGCAACTGCTGATCGACCAGTATGCCAATGACCCTCAAGTTGAGGTCTATATGATAGGAACGATGCAGTTTGGAGATTACAAGGCCAAGTCGGTTAACTATGTGAAGTCTCAGGGATACCGTTTTAAACTCCTGCATGATGCTGTTGGAGATAACGGTGAACAAAGCAAGGTATTCAAAAGCCTGACCCCTTTATTCAAATCGGGCGGAATCCCGAGAAAGATCATTGTGAAAAACGGTATAGTCAGATATAGTTCTGAAGGTTATGGCGGCAGTCCGAGTGAGCTGAAAGATGAGCTGGCAATGGCGATAGAAATTTTACGTACAGAGAAATAA
- a CDS encoding S41 family peptidase, whose amino-acid sequence MKINLIRIVVLGVSFFALNAQAQMNPKVKLEKALSLIQQNYVDPVPDEPIVDAAIKAMLASLDPHSSYMNREEAEAMKQSLTGSFAGIGIQFSMVNDSTFITGVNPDGPAAKAGLKLGDQIISVDGKSILGKSLKNQQVMQMIRGEKGKAVELDIKRVQQHPLHLSVMREPIAELSINTSYMVDKNTGYISLAVFSQSTRREMDAALKSLKAQGMTKLILDLQSNGGGLVEAAIGVADEFLPKETEVFYAVTNSGVHDNYMTGGFGQFMDGQLVVLIDESTASSSEILTGALQDWDRAVVIGRRSFGKGLMQMGLSLPDGSVIRLTQARYFTPSGRSIQKPYGNSKTDYFQDFNRRMASGELTDASHIHFPDSLKYKTRKSQRIVYGGGGIMPDKFIPIDTAIYSNWMARTMNSGLTTKTAFDYVQQQRERLMNTYKDFPSFNKAFEVPGTLLDQLYKQARTIKITLPAAGNQVARKALGLELKAEIAGQLFVGRGYELQVRNQASKAFTEAMAILNDNKTYNRLLENHSSAAKNIKTK is encoded by the coding sequence ATGAAAATAAATTTAATCAGAATAGTTGTATTGGGCGTATCATTTTTTGCACTGAACGCTCAGGCGCAGATGAATCCTAAGGTGAAGCTGGAAAAGGCGCTTTCACTGATTCAGCAGAATTATGTTGATCCTGTTCCGGATGAGCCCATTGTAGATGCAGCGATTAAAGCGATGCTCGCCAGCCTGGATCCACATTCGAGTTATATGAACAGGGAAGAAGCGGAAGCGATGAAGCAGTCACTCACCGGAAGTTTTGCGGGTATCGGAATTCAATTTTCAATGGTGAATGACAGTACTTTTATTACTGGGGTAAACCCTGACGGCCCGGCAGCAAAAGCAGGTCTGAAACTGGGTGACCAGATCATTAGCGTAGACGGAAAATCCATTTTGGGCAAATCCCTGAAGAATCAGCAGGTGATGCAAATGATTAGGGGCGAAAAAGGCAAGGCAGTGGAGCTGGATATTAAACGTGTACAGCAGCACCCCCTTCACCTGAGTGTGATGCGTGAACCAATTGCAGAACTATCGATCAATACCAGTTACATGGTGGACAAAAACACAGGATATATCTCACTTGCTGTTTTTAGCCAGTCTACACGCCGCGAAATGGACGCAGCTTTAAAAAGCCTGAAAGCTCAGGGGATGACTAAGCTGATACTCGACCTGCAAAGTAATGGCGGCGGATTGGTAGAGGCGGCGATCGGCGTAGCAGACGAATTTCTCCCAAAGGAAACTGAAGTATTTTATGCGGTGACTAACTCCGGGGTACATGATAATTACATGACAGGCGGCTTTGGTCAATTTATGGATGGACAGCTGGTAGTGCTGATTGATGAGAGTACGGCTTCTTCGAGTGAGATATTGACAGGTGCGCTGCAGGACTGGGACCGCGCTGTGGTGATTGGCAGGCGGAGTTTTGGAAAAGGCCTGATGCAGATGGGTTTATCTTTACCTGACGGATCGGTTATCAGGCTAACCCAGGCGCGGTATTTTACCCCCTCAGGCAGATCGATACAGAAACCTTATGGTAATAGCAAAACAGATTACTTTCAGGATTTCAACCGCAGGATGGCCTCGGGAGAGCTGACAGATGCCAGCCATATTCATTTCCCGGATTCCCTGAAATATAAAACCAGAAAAAGTCAGCGGATTGTATACGGCGGCGGCGGTATTATGCCGGATAAGTTTATACCTATTGACACTGCGATTTACAGCAACTGGATGGCCAGAACGATGAACAGCGGGTTAACTACCAAGACCGCTTTCGATTATGTACAGCAGCAACGTGAGCGCCTGATGAATACTTATAAAGATTTCCCATCTTTTAATAAGGCATTTGAAGTTCCAGGGACACTGCTGGATCAGCTTTATAAGCAGGCCCGGACAATCAAAATTACTCTTCCCGCAGCTGGAAACCAGGTGGCACGAAAAGCACTGGGTCTGGAGCTGAAGGCGGAAATTGCCGGCCAGCTCTTTGTAGGCAGAGGATATGAATTACAGGTACGGAACCAGGCAAGCAAGGCTTTTACTGAAGCAATGGCCATACTGAATGACAATAAAACTTATAACCGTTTGCTGGAAAATCATTCTTCAGCAGCAAAAAACATAAAAACTAAATAA
- a CDS encoding redoxin domain-containing protein produces MKNDMKIILLIGIALSFSLCADAQKGYTIKGQIGKLDKPAKAFLIINENGKVKVDSVMIVNSKFEFKGSTPSPTDANIRIRHTLNKNSGAAPKKDAKSFLLDNENISFVTPTDSISNAVITGSTLTDESGKVDNYLRPLYDQYKKLDDEFKSQPEAKKQDKDYIKTLEERAKVIADEIVAAKLKYVKENPDQYMSVMALNSTLAPGFDAIAAEKVFLGINENLRNSYLGKKVAERIASTKKTQDGVEAPEFSQTDVDGKIVKLSDYRGKYVLVDFWASWCAPCRRENPNLIKAYDQYHAKGFEILGVSLDKPTDREKWLKAIADDKLIWKQVSDLKGWENAAAKLYEVTAIPMNFLVDPSGKIVAKDLRGEALNEKLKSLFGNNPQ; encoded by the coding sequence ATGAAAAACGATATGAAAATAATACTGCTCATAGGTATAGCACTAAGCTTCTCTCTTTGTGCCGATGCCCAGAAGGGATACACAATTAAAGGACAGATAGGCAAATTAGATAAACCCGCAAAAGCTTTTCTTATTATAAACGAAAATGGGAAGGTGAAAGTGGATTCTGTGATGATTGTGAATAGTAAATTCGAATTTAAAGGTTCAACTCCTTCACCGACAGACGCAAATATCAGGATCAGGCATACGCTTAATAAAAATAGTGGTGCGGCTCCAAAAAAAGATGCAAAATCTTTTCTTCTTGACAATGAAAACATCAGCTTTGTGACTCCCACAGATTCAATCTCAAATGCTGTAATTACCGGATCAACGCTAACTGATGAGAGTGGTAAGGTAGACAATTACCTGCGCCCGCTCTATGATCAGTATAAAAAATTGGATGATGAATTCAAGTCGCAGCCAGAAGCGAAGAAACAGGATAAGGATTATATAAAGACGCTGGAGGAGCGCGCAAAGGTGATCGCCGATGAGATTGTAGCGGCCAAGCTTAAATATGTAAAGGAAAATCCTGATCAGTATATGTCGGTAATGGCACTGAATTCAACACTGGCCCCGGGCTTTGATGCGATTGCTGCGGAGAAGGTTTTTCTGGGTATCAATGAAAATCTGAGAAACAGTTATTTGGGAAAAAAGGTGGCAGAAAGAATTGCCTCAACCAAAAAAACACAGGATGGCGTTGAAGCACCTGAATTTTCTCAGACTGATGTGGATGGCAAAATAGTTAAGCTTTCTGATTACAGGGGTAAATATGTACTGGTTGATTTCTGGGCATCCTGGTGTGCGCCATGCAGAAGGGAAAACCCAAATCTGATTAAGGCATATGACCAGTATCATGCAAAGGGTTTTGAAATCCTGGGTGTATCGCTCGACAAACCAACCGATCGTGAGAAGTGGCTGAAAGCTATAGCTGATGATAAGTTAATCTGGAAACAGGTAAGTGACCTGAAAGGATGGGAAAACGCAGCGGCCAAACTATATGAGGTAACTGCGATTCCTATGAATTTTTTGGTAGATCCTAGCGGTAAGATTGTTGCAAAAGATCTGAGGGGTGAAGCTTTAAATGAAAAATTGAAAAGCCTTTTCGGAAATAATCCCCAGTAG
- a CDS encoding aldo/keto reductase, with amino-acid sequence MKNITEIQLGQNGPFVSKLGLGCMRMSSIWGGSVPDETESIATIHEALAHGINFLNTGDFYGAGHNEILIGKAIKGRRDDAFISVKFGAIFHNGQPLGMDLRPIAIKNFINYSLTRLGIETIDLYQPSRIDNSVPVEDIIGTVADLIKEGKVRNIGVSEITADQLRKANSIYPISALEIGYSLADRQIESELLPVAKELGIAIVAFANTAEGLLTGEMKAPLAANDYRNHFSRFQSENLIHNLNKVEVLKQLASNKGYTPTQIAIAWVKEQGDHIMSLVSMSRRSRLPENIAAMDIVFTPEEMNDLNTTFATGAILGGTYLKR; translated from the coding sequence ATGAAAAACATTACAGAAATTCAGTTGGGTCAAAATGGCCCGTTTGTATCCAAACTTGGTTTAGGCTGTATGCGTATGTCCTCTATCTGGGGTGGATCTGTACCTGATGAAACAGAAAGTATCGCTACGATCCATGAAGCTTTAGCTCATGGTATTAATTTTTTGAACACCGGGGACTTTTATGGTGCCGGTCATAATGAAATACTAATAGGCAAAGCTATTAAAGGAAGACGGGATGATGCTTTCATCAGTGTGAAATTTGGTGCCATCTTTCATAATGGCCAGCCGCTGGGAATGGATCTGCGCCCTATTGCTATCAAGAACTTTATCAACTACTCGCTGACCCGTTTGGGTATTGAAACCATTGACCTCTACCAGCCCAGCCGGATTGATAACAGTGTGCCGGTGGAAGATATCATAGGAACGGTCGCCGACCTGATTAAAGAAGGTAAAGTGCGTAATATCGGAGTATCGGAAATTACAGCTGATCAACTTCGTAAAGCAAACAGCATTTACCCGATAAGCGCACTGGAGATCGGCTATTCGCTGGCCGACCGTCAAATAGAAAGCGAACTGCTGCCTGTAGCAAAGGAATTAGGTATTGCCATTGTAGCCTTCGCCAATACTGCCGAAGGCCTGTTAACAGGTGAAATGAAAGCACCGCTTGCAGCAAACGATTACCGCAACCATTTCTCCCGTTTTCAAAGTGAAAACTTAATTCATAATTTGAATAAAGTTGAAGTTTTAAAGCAATTAGCCAGCAACAAAGGTTATACGCCAACCCAGATTGCGATTGCCTGGGTAAAGGAGCAGGGCGATCATATCATGTCTTTAGTCAGCATGAGCCGAAGGTCACGCTTGCCAGAAAATATTGCAGCCATGGATATTGTATTTACGCCGGAAGAAATGAACGACTTAAACACTACTTTTGCAACAGGTGCTATACTTGGCGGCACTTACTTAAAACGTTAA